A single region of the Nocardioides aurantiacus genome encodes:
- the rpsE gene encoding 30S ribosomal protein S5: MSGSQQRGQRAGGGRGGRDGGRGGQQEKSQYIERVVAINRVAKVVKGGRRFSFTALVIVGDGDGMVGVGYGKAKEVPAAIAKGVEEAKKHFFRVPRVQGTIPHPVQGEKAAGVVLLRPAAPGTGVIAGGPVRAVLECAGIHDVLSKSLGSSNQINIVHATVEALRSLEEPEAVAARRGLRVEDVAPAALLRAKNEVPEGVSQEVAS; encoded by the coding sequence ATGAGCGGATCCCAGCAGCGCGGTCAGCGCGCCGGTGGCGGCCGCGGTGGCCGTGACGGTGGTCGCGGTGGCCAGCAGGAGAAGAGCCAGTACATCGAGCGCGTCGTCGCGATCAACCGCGTCGCCAAGGTCGTCAAGGGTGGTCGTCGCTTCAGCTTCACCGCCCTGGTGATCGTCGGTGACGGCGACGGCATGGTCGGCGTCGGCTACGGCAAGGCCAAGGAGGTGCCCGCGGCGATCGCCAAGGGCGTCGAGGAGGCGAAGAAGCACTTCTTCCGCGTCCCCCGCGTCCAGGGCACCATCCCCCACCCCGTCCAGGGTGAGAAGGCTGCCGGCGTCGTGCTCCTGCGTCCCGCCGCCCCCGGTACCGGTGTGATCGCCGGTGGCCCGGTCCGCGCGGTGCTCGAGTGCGCCGGCATCCACGACGTGCTGAGCAAGTCGCTCGGCTCCTCCAACCAGATCAACATCGTGCACGCCACGGTGGAGGCGCTGCGCTCCCTCGAGGAGCCCGAGGCGGTGGCCGCTCGTCGTGGCCTGCGCGTCGAGGACGTCGCTCCGGCGGCGCTGCTGCGTGCCAAGAACGAGGTGCCGGAGGGCGTCAGCCAGGAGGTGGCTTCCTGA
- the rplR gene encoding 50S ribosomal protein L18 — protein sequence MAISLKTGKHSSARLASRTRRQIRGRKKVSGTAERPRLVVTRSSKHITVQVVDDLVGKTLASASTMEVDVRTLEGDKTAKARKVGALVAERATTAGVQGVVFDRAGNKYHGRVAALADGAREGGLTF from the coding sequence ATGGCCATCTCGCTGAAGACTGGCAAGCACTCCTCGGCCCGGCTGGCGTCGCGCACGCGTCGTCAGATCCGAGGTCGCAAGAAGGTCAGCGGCACCGCCGAGCGTCCGCGTCTCGTCGTGACGCGCTCGAGCAAGCACATCACCGTGCAGGTCGTCGACGACCTGGTGGGCAAGACGCTCGCCTCCGCGTCGACGATGGAGGTGGACGTGCGCACCCTCGAGGGCGACAAGACCGCCAAGGCCCGCAAGGTGGGTGCGCTCGTCGCCGAGCGCGCCACGACGGCCGGTGTCCAGGGCGTGGTCTTCGACCGCGCCGGCAACAAGTACCACGGTCGCGTCGCGGCCCTGGCCGACGGCGCCCGCGAGGGCGGCCTGACCTTCTGA
- the rpsH gene encoding 30S ribosomal protein S8: protein MTMTDPIADMLTRLRNANQAFHDSVSMPHSKLKQGVAEILQQEGYITSFAVSDDEGVVGKTLEIQLKFGRNRERSIAGVRRISKPGLRVYAKSTGLPKVLGGLGIAIISTSQGLLTDRQANSKGVGGEVLAYVW from the coding sequence ATGACGATGACTGACCCCATCGCAGACATGCTCACGCGTCTGCGCAACGCCAACCAGGCGTTCCACGACTCCGTCTCGATGCCCCACAGCAAGCTCAAGCAGGGTGTCGCGGAGATCCTCCAGCAGGAGGGCTACATCACCTCCTTCGCCGTCAGCGACGACGAGGGAGTGGTCGGCAAGACGCTGGAGATCCAGCTCAAGTTCGGCCGCAACCGCGAGCGCTCGATCGCCGGTGTCCGGCGCATCAGCAAGCCCGGTCTGCGGGTCTACGCCAAGAGCACGGGCCTGCCCAAGGTCCTCGGCGGCCTCGGCATCGCGATCATCTCGACGAGCCAGGGCCTGCTGACCGACCGTCAGGCCAACAGCAAGGGCGTGGGTGGGGAAGTCCTCGCCTACGTCTGGTGA
- the rplF gene encoding 50S ribosomal protein L6 — MSRIGKLPVPVPSGVDVQVQSNTITVKGPKGTLSHVVVEPLTIEQSDGALEIKRPDDQRQSRALHGLTRTLVNNMVVGVTDGYEKKLEIVGVGYRVLSKGPTQLEFQLGYSHPITFNAPDGITFSVEGPTRLGVQGIDKQLVGEVAANIRKLRKPEPYKGKGVRYAGEQVRRKVGKAGK, encoded by the coding sequence ATGTCACGCATCGGCAAGCTGCCCGTCCCGGTCCCCTCCGGCGTCGACGTGCAGGTCCAGTCCAACACGATCACGGTCAAGGGCCCCAAGGGCACCCTGAGCCACGTCGTGGTGGAGCCGCTCACCATCGAGCAGTCCGACGGCGCGCTGGAGATCAAGCGCCCCGACGACCAGCGCCAGAGCCGTGCCCTGCACGGCCTGACCCGCACGCTCGTGAACAACATGGTCGTGGGCGTCACCGACGGCTACGAGAAGAAGCTCGAGATCGTGGGCGTCGGCTACCGGGTCCTGTCCAAGGGCCCGACCCAGCTGGAGTTCCAGCTCGGCTACTCCCACCCCATCACCTTCAACGCTCCCGACGGCATCACGTTCTCCGTCGAGGGCCCCACGCGACTCGGTGTCCAGGGCATCGACAAGCAGCTGGTCGGCGAGGTCGCCGCCAACATCCGCAAGCTGCGCAAGCCCGAGCCCTACAAGGGCAAGGGCGTGCGCTACGCCGGCGAGCAGGTTCGCCGCAAGGTCGGAAAGGCTGGTAAGTGA